One Actinomycetospora corticicola genomic window, CTCGTCGGCGGGGTGCTCGGCCTGTGCTGGGGGATGGTCGTCGCCGCCACCGGCATCGTCGCCGTGCAGTACGTGGCCGCGCTGCGCGCCCGGCCGCGGGCCGTCGAGGAGCTCGCCGTCGGGACGGACGTCGTCGGGGTGGACCCCGTGCCGCTCCCGGACCCGGTCCGATGACGCCGGTGCTCGGGCGCCGGGCCGCCCTCACGCTCCTGGGGCTCGCCGCACCGGCCGCCCTCGCGGCCTGCGGCAGTGCCTCGACGGCGTCCCCGCGACCGGTGTCCGCGGGCACCCGGCTCGCCACCGACTGGAGCGCCCGCCCGGCGGGCACCGGGGCGCAGGCGGGGGACGAGGGGGTGCCGTTCCGCGTCGTCGCGCACGACGCACCCGCACCCGTCGTCCGGGACGGGGGCCTGGAGGCCGGTCTGCCCGACGCCCACTCCGCCACGTACGTCCTGGCCGACGCCGGGGCGGACGTGGTGCGGATCGGCGCGACCTTCGCCTTCGGCCCGGGCTCCGAGGCCGGGTCGCTCTGCCTCGCGGCGTTCACCGGGGTGCCGCTGGAGGGGCCGGCGCCCCGCACCCGGTGCCACTTCGTGATCACCCCGCTGCGGTGGGTCTACGGGGTGATCGAGGACGGGACGAGCCTGGCGACGCTCGCGCGCGGGGTGCACACCGTCCCGCTGCGCCAGGACGGCACGCCGTACTCGGCCGAGGCCGTGATCGTCGGGTCGACCGCGTCGCTGTCGCTGCCCGACGGCACGACGACGGCGGTCGGCGACCCCCGGATCGGCACGCTCGGCGGGCCGCTCGCGTGCTGGGAGTACTACAAGGATGCCGCGGGAGCGGCCGACCTGCGCCTGCTGCGCAGCTGGGCGGGATGACGATGGAGCGAGTGACGGACGGCCCGACGAGCACGACCGTGGCCTGGATCGGGCCGCTGCCCGCACCGGTGCACGGGGCGAGCCTGGTGACGGCGCGGCTGCTGGACCGGGTGCGCGGGGAGGTGGCGGACGTCCGCGTCGTCGACGTCATGGGCTCCGGCACCGGGGTACGCCACGTCCTGACCCGGGCGGCGGCGCACCTGCGGGCCCTCGTCGTGGTGCTCGGGCTGCCCACCGGGTCCGCCGTGTACGTGTCGCTCTTCGGCGGGCTGGGACTCTGGTACCAGCTGCCGGTGCTCGCCGCGGCGCGCCTGCGGGGCCTGCGGGTGGTGGCCCACCACCACTCCTACGCCTACCTCACCGCGACGGCGGTGCCGATGGTGCTGATTACGCGGGTGCTCGGGCGCCGCGACCGCCACCTGTTCCTGTCCCGGACGATGCGGGCGGCGTTCGAACAGCGCTACGCCTCCCGCGCCGAGCACGCGGTGCTGAGCAACGCGCACGTGGTCGACCCCGGCCCGGTGGGCCCGGCCCGGGACGGTGACCTCGTGCTGGTGCACGTCAGCAACCTCGGGGTGAGCAAGGGCTCGGTCGCCGCCGTCGAGGCGTGCGAGGTCCTGCGCGAGCGGGACCCGCGGACCAGCCTGACCCTCGTCGGCCCGTGCGGCGACGACGACACGGCGGCGGCGATCGCGCGGGCGGGGGAGGCGGTGCGCTGGCTCGGACCGCGCCCGACCGCCGGGGTGAACGAGGCGCTCGACGCCGCCGACGTGTTCCTCTTCCCGTCGAGCTACGTCAACGAGGCCGAGCCGCTCGTCGTCCTCGAGGCCCTCTCGCGCGGGGTGCCGGTCATCGCCACGCGACGCGGTGCGCTGCCCGAGCTCTTGCCCGCGGACTGGCTCGTCGAGGGCCCGGACCCCGTGGAGATCGCCGCCCGTGTCGAGGCGCTGTGCGCGGGCCCGACGTGGCGGGCCGACGCCGCCACCCGGGCGCGGGCGCTGTTCGCCGCGCGGCGCGCCGACGCGGACCCCGTCGCGCTCGTGACGGCGGGCTCGGGCGGGCTCTAGACGGGCGGCAGGGACACGACCTGCGCGGCGAAGGTGAGGCCCGCGCCGAAACCGCAGAGCAGCGCGAGGTCCCCGGGGCGGGCACCACCCGTCGTCAGGACGTCGTGCATCGCGAGGGGGACCGAGGCCGCGGAGGTGTTGCCGGTGACGGCGACGTCGCGGGCGACGGTCACGTGGTCGGGCAGGGCGAGCGCCTTCACCAGGCCGTCGGTGATCCGGGCGTTCGCCTGGTGCGGCACGAAGGCGTCGAGCTGCTCGGGCTTGCAGCCGGCCTTCTCCAGGGCCTCGAAGACGAGGGGGACCATGCGGGAGGTCGCCCAGCGGAACACCGTCGGGCCCTGCATCCGCAGCGCAGGGCGCTCGCCGGTCGCGTGGGCCTCCGCCCAGGTGACCGACTGCGCGATGAGCCCGGCCTGCGTGCCGTCGGCGCCCCAGGCGGCGGGCCCGACGCCGGGCTCCGCCGACGGGCCCACGACGACGGCCCCCGCGCCGTCGCCGAACAGGAAGGCGGTCGAGCGGTCGGTCGGCTCGACGATGTCGCTCATCCGCTCGACGCCGACGACCAGCACCGCCCCGTGACCCGCGTCGACCAGCGACGCCGCCACCTCGAGGGCGTAGCAGAAGCCCGCGCAGGCCGCGCCGACGTCCATCGCGGCCCCGTTGGTGGCCCCGATCTCGGCGGCGAGCCGGGTGCCGACCTGCGGACACCCGGTGTCGGCGGACATCGTTGCCACCAGCGTCACCGCCACGTCGGCCGCGGCGATCCCGGCCGCGGCCAGGGCGTCGCGGGCGGCCGCCGCTCCCATCGCGACGACGGTCTCCCCGGCCTCCGCCCGGCGGCGCGTCGAGATCCCGGACCGGGCGTGCACCCATGCGGCGTCGACCTCGAGGTGCTCGCACACCTCCTCGTTGGTGACCACCCGGCGGGGACGGTAGGCGCCCAGCCCGAGGAGGGTGGCGTGGTGGCCGGTGCTGATCGAGCCCAAGGGGATGCCTCGCGAGACCGTCGGGGGAGTCGTCCCCTCCACGGTCACCCGGCCCCGTGGTTACTCGGAAGTCCTACTATCTGGTACGCGGGTGCGTCCGGTCACACCGTTCCCGACGGCCGGTACGCGGCCACCGCCGCGCTGAGTTCCGCGCCCAGCTCCCGGTCGGTGGACAGCGGCCCGTAGAGCACCTGCTCCGCCCCGGCGTCGGCGTACTCGTGCAGCCGTGCCGCGACGTCCTCGGGCGTGCCGTAGGGGACGCAGGCGTCGACGATCCGGTCCATGTCCTGCCCGTAGATCTCGCGGAGCCGGGCCACGGCGAGCTCGCGCGCCGCCGCCCGCGACCGCCCGACCGCCGACCACGCCAGCAACCCTCCGGTGACCGGCCCCCGGCCCTGCTCGGCCGCCACGTCGTTCACCAGTCGCAGGCCGCGCGCGACCCGGTCCGGGCTGCAGAGATAGGGCATCCAGACGTCGCCGGCCCGGCCGGCGCGGCGCATCGAGGCCTCCGAGCGCCCGCCGATCCAGATCGGGACGGGCCGCACCGGCGGGGGGTCCATCCGGTGTCCGTCGACGGCCTCGCCGTGCAGGTGGGCCCGCACCACCGGCAGGGCCTCGTCGGTGCGCCGGCCACGGCCGCTCACCGGGACGCCGACCGCCTCGAACTCCGCCGGGTACTCGCCGCCGACCCCGACGCCGAGCTCGAAGCGTCCACCCGAGATGCGGTCGACCGACACCGCCATCTTCGCTGCCAGCGCCGCCGGGTAGAGCGGCAGCAGCGTCACCGCGGACAGCAGCCGGACCCGTGACGTCACCGCGGCGGCGGCCGCGAGGGAGACGAAGGCGTTCGACGTCGGGCTGCCGAACAGGACGTGCTCACCGCTCGCCACGAGGTCGAAGCCGACGTCCTCCGCCCAGCGGGCGGCCCCCGGGACGTCCGCCGTGTCGGTGGCGAGCATGAGCCCGAGCCTCACGCCTCCACGCCCGCCTTCGCGAGGACCGCCGCCGCCATCCGCAGGTGCACGTCGTCGACCATCTCCCCGTTCACCACGCCCACCCCGGCCCGCCCGGCCTCGACGACGTCGCGGGCGTGCGCGATCTCCTCGTCGGAGGGGGTGAACACCTCGTGCGCGAGCGTCACCTGCGTGGGGTGAATACAGATCTTGCCCTCGTAGCCGAGGTCGCGGCCCTCCCCGGCGTCCCGACGGAAGAAGTCGCTGTCGCGGACGTTGACGACGGCCTGGTCCAACGCCCCGACGCCCGCCAGCCGGGCCGCCAGCAGCACCTCGGAGCGGGCGAACAGCACCTCGTGGCTCGACGGGGTCCGCCGGCCGCCGATCGAGGCGATGTAGTCCTCCGCCCCGAAGTAGGCGGCGGTGACGTCGGAGCCCTCGAGCAGGTCGCGGGCCCGCGCCACCCCGCGGGCGGTCTCGATCCCGACGACGACGGGCCGGTCGCCGATGCGCTCGCGCAGATCCCGCAGCTGTGCCGGGTCCTCGTA contains:
- a CDS encoding glycosyltransferase family 4 protein: MTDGPTSTTVAWIGPLPAPVHGASLVTARLLDRVRGEVADVRVVDVMGSGTGVRHVLTRAAAHLRALVVVLGLPTGSAVYVSLFGGLGLWYQLPVLAAARLRGLRVVAHHHSYAYLTATAVPMVLITRVLGRRDRHLFLSRTMRAAFEQRYASRAEHAVLSNAHVVDPGPVGPARDGDLVLVHVSNLGVSKGSVAAVEACEVLRERDPRTSLTLVGPCGDDDTAAAIARAGEAVRWLGPRPTAGVNEALDAADVFLFPSSYVNEAEPLVVLEALSRGVPVIATRRGALPELLPADWLVEGPDPVEIAARVEALCAGPTWRADAATRARALFAARRADADPVALVTAGSGGL
- a CDS encoding beta-ketoacyl-ACP synthase 3 — translated: MGSISTGHHATLLGLGAYRPRRVVTNEEVCEHLEVDAAWVHARSGISTRRRAEAGETVVAMGAAAARDALAAAGIAAADVAVTLVATMSADTGCPQVGTRLAAEIGATNGAAMDVGAACAGFCYALEVAASLVDAGHGAVLVVGVERMSDIVEPTDRSTAFLFGDGAGAVVVGPSAEPGVGPAAWGADGTQAGLIAQSVTWAEAHATGERPALRMQGPTVFRWATSRMVPLVFEALEKAGCKPEQLDAFVPHQANARITDGLVKALALPDHVTVARDVAVTGNTSAASVPLAMHDVLTTGGARPGDLALLCGFGAGLTFAAQVVSLPPV
- a CDS encoding LLM class flavin-dependent oxidoreductase, whose amino-acid sequence is MLATDTADVPGAARWAEDVGFDLVASGEHVLFGSPTSNAFVSLAAAAAVTSRVRLLSAVTLLPLYPAALAAKMAVSVDRISGGRFELGVGVGGEYPAEFEAVGVPVSGRGRRTDEALPVVRAHLHGEAVDGHRMDPPPVRPVPIWIGGRSEASMRRAGRAGDVWMPYLCSPDRVARGLRLVNDVAAEQGRGPVTGGLLAWSAVGRSRAAARELAVARLREIYGQDMDRIVDACVPYGTPEDVAARLHEYADAGAEQVLYGPLSTDRELGAELSAAVAAYRPSGTV
- a CDS encoding aldolase/citrate lyase family protein; protein product: MNVPRSLLFVPGGRADMIAKAPRSAPDAIAVDLEDAVAADDKDAARRTATENLPDAGSLVLVRVNPPATPWHDDDVEAVAATAAGVVLPKYEDPAQLRDLRERIGDRPVVVGIETARGVARARDLLEGSDVTAAYFGAEDYIASIGGRRTPSSHEVLFARSEVLLAARLAGVGALDQAVVNVRDSDFFRRDAGEGRDLGYEGKICIHPTQVTLAHEVFTPSDEEIAHARDVVEAGRAGVGVVNGEMVDDVHLRMAAAVLAKAGVEA